One Thunnus thynnus chromosome 18, fThuThy2.1, whole genome shotgun sequence genomic region harbors:
- the hebp2 gene encoding heme-binding protein 2, with translation MLKAVGQALFSTGLQSPKFTEQEKKGPDYEIRTYHATKWVSTSLSAMQWDAATNTGFRRLFNYIQGNNHNKVKVEMTAPVTCRVDPGAGPACESQFTVSFYIPEEHQENPPEPSDPEVFVEHRKEFTAYVRTYGGFSNEKMKQEELQKLLQSLQRDGVPYVDQPFYTAGYDSPFKLTNRRNEVWILKKEEEQQ, from the exons ATGCTGAAAGCTGTGGGACAAGCTCTCTTCTCAACTGGACTGCAGAGTCCCAAATTCACAGAACAGGAGAAAAAG ggACCAGACTATGAGATCCGCACCTACCACGCCACTAAATGGGTGAGCACCTCTCTGAGTGCGATGCAGTGGGACGCAGCCACGAACACTGGCTTCCGCAGACTGTTCAATTACATTCAAGGCAACAATCATAACA AAGTCAAAGTTGAGATGACAGCCCCTGTGACGTGTCGTGTGGACCCTGGAGCCGGCCCCGCATGTGAATCTCAGTTCACCGTATCCTTCTACATCCCGGAGGAGCATCAGGAAAATCCACCGGAGCCGAGCGACCCGGAGGTGTTTGTGGAGCACAGGAAGGAGTTCACGGCTTATGTCAG GACATACGGGGGTTTCTCCAATGAGAAGATGAAGCAAGAGGAGCTCCAGAAACTTCTGCAGAGCCTACAGAGGGACGGCGTCCCATATGTGGACCAGCCATTCTACACAGCCGGCTATGACAGCCCCTTCAAACTGACCAACCGCAGGAACGAGGTCTGGATCCTCAAGAAGGAAGAGGAACAACAGTAG